Part of the Crossiella cryophila genome, ACAACCTCCGCCACCGGCGCGCCGACGCGAGGTCGCAGGCAAGCCTGCGCTCGGCCGACACCCGTTGAGCCTCTTGTATTCGTACTTTGGACAGTTCTTCGTACAGATTCATGGTCTTGAATCCCTGGCTCGAGCGTTCGATGTTCATGACGAGGAAGTAGGTGGCATCGCCGCTGGTGTTCACGCCGCTGCCTCCTCAGTGCGAGTCGCGACCGGGGTCGCGACGGTGTCGGTCTTGCGGGGCCGGCCACGCGGGCGCTTCTTCGCGATGACCACACCGCGCTCGAAGATCTCGCCGCCCCAGACGCCCCAGGGCTCGCGACGGGTAAGCGCACCGGCCAGGCACTCGGCGAGCACCGGACAGCCAGCACACAAACCCTTCGCGACCTCGAGGTCGGCGGGGGTGTCGGCGAACCACAGGTCGGGGTCGTTGACGCGGCAGGGCAGGCTCAGGCCCGCGCCTGACGCGTCGTCCAACAGGTCGG contains:
- a CDS encoding WhiB family transcriptional regulator, whose translation is MLTVTAPSTRDVAPTGWDTSAGVTDLLDDASGAGLSLPCRVNDPDLWFADTPADLEVAKGLCAGCPVLAECLAGALTRREPWGVWGGEIFERGVVIAKKRPRGRPRKTDTVATPVATRTEEAAA